The nucleotide window TCTCGTTTTCATTCCTACTTCTCCAGGAAATAAAAGTCATGATGTTCTCAAAATCTTGTTTAAAGATAGATATTGTTCTGGCAAGGTTAAATTTATTCCAGTCATCTATGTCTTTAAATCCTTCCCCTTCATCCAATACTATAATTTTGACTCTTTTCTCAAAGGAATACCAAACCTTAACTTTCTTGTTCACATCGTTTTTGTTACCATGCCTTATAGCATTTTTTATCAATTCACTTATCTGCTGTTCCAAAAGGTTTGCTTCCTTGTAGTGTTCTGGGGCATCCTTCACTATAAACATTGCATACTCTCTAAGTCTGTGAATATCGCTTCTGAACTCAACATAC belongs to Brevinematia bacterium and includes:
- a CDS encoding ATP-binding protein translates to YVEFRSDIHRLREYAMFIVKDAPEHYKEANLLEQQISELIKNAIRHGNKNDVNKKVKVWYSFEKRVKIIVLDEGEGFKDIDDWNKFNLARTISIFKQDFENIMTFISWRSRNENEMDGGNALFGAIEYWNGGIYFNEKGNKVCAIKYFPDSPDYDKYK